CCGGGTCATGTAGATAGCTGCCATGATGAGGTTGATGCTGACGTCAGACAAGAAGGTTCTGACGCCATGACGACGGTTCCACAGGTAAATTTTATCTCGTACCCACTTCTCACCTGTGAAAGGAAATATAAATaagttacttattttttaagtgggAGTCTCCACTTCTTcgcttgaaatttaaaatctttaaaatttagttCTGAATAATCTGAATACGTACGTTTTGTTTGTTAAATTCATTTATGGTcactgttaaaaatattttttttttacaactataCATAGATCATATCTACTGGCCTTTCTTATCAAACATCAGACGCATCCTACTAAACAGGAATTAGCAACCATTACCTTCTTTCTCGATCACGTCATCTTCCAAAAGGCGCTTGATGTCTGGCATCATAACAATAAACGTCCAAGGGACCACGGCGAGTAGAGCCGCAGCACCACCAAACCACAGCCAGCGGTACTGTGAAGGTTCATTTATACCCACAACAATGGAGGTGGCTGCTGAAGTCAAGGCGAACCCACTCTACAAAACGAAAAGGGGTGCTAGTTAAAAGTTGGGAGAGGTCACCCCTTAACAAAGAAGTTAATAGAAATTATCAGTAATTGTTGTGTCCTCGTTTCAAGCAACGGCCAGAATTGATCCTACAGCTTTAAGGTCTGGTAAATCATATCAGAGTGTCTTTTTTTGTGCTAGAACTACTTTCCCCCGTACGGTAAATCATATCAGAGTGTCTTTTTTTGGTGCTAAAACTACTTTCCCCCGTACCGTAAGACTTTAAAAGAATTacgtagaaaataaaacaatacttAATTACATCATGGAAAAAGTAATCCTAATACAAATAATGAATTTGACATccttttaaagaggaggtcaagaaaCGGT
This genomic window from Crassostrea angulata isolate pt1a10 chromosome 8, ASM2561291v2, whole genome shotgun sequence contains:
- the LOC128158400 gene encoding uncharacterized protein LOC128158400, producing MNKQHLMDFGAYTALGCASMFCGSAYYVNFVQTPAMRAVKDTKAVRELWKEMFLRAKKYQSGFALTSAATSIVVGINEPSQYRWLWFGGAAALLAVVPWTFIVMMPDIKRLLEDDVIEKEGEKWVRDKIYLWNRRHGVRTFLSDVSINLIMAAIYMTRM